A section of the Acropora muricata isolate sample 2 chromosome 4, ASM3666990v1, whole genome shotgun sequence genome encodes:
- the LOC136915553 gene encoding fructose-2,6-bisphosphatase TIGAR-like: protein MADKLEDMESCPYIYLTLVRHGETPENKNDIFQGHLDTILSEEGIRQASLVGIRLKDEKFSHVFSSDLTRARMTAEAIVSRSNCCSQIKVREDSRLKERGYGVIEGCSRSQFFQMAAKENVKPSNFVPEGAETLREVSQRVVECFNAIISEVGNTCAGPSTTEEKGNQKPKNGFVLGNETVNEDCKNCCIGNLLLVSHGGVLRQLFNHFFVELESEFPVESRDISMVSPNTGVSKFKIFLNEETKLPKYVKCICLHDIGHLKDAQ, encoded by the exons ATGGCGGACAAACTTGAAGATATGGAAAGTTGTCCATACATTTATCTTACACTGGTCAGGCA TGGTGAAACTCCAGAAAACAAGAATGACATATTTCAAG GGCATTTGGATACCATCCTGTCTGAAGAAGGAATTCGACAAGCTAGTCTTGTAGGAATCAGACTTAAAGATGAGAAGTTTTCTCATGTGTTTTCAAGTGACTTGACAAGGGCACGGATG ACTGCAGAGGCCATCGTCAGTAGAAGTAATTGCTGCTCTCAAATAAAAGTCAGAGAGGATTCTCGTCTTAAGGAAAGA GGATATGGTGTTATCGAAGGATGTTCAAGGTCACAATTTTTTCAAATGGCAGCCAAAGAAAATGTAAAACCAAGCAATTTTGTTCCAGAGGGTGCAGAAACACTCAGAGAAGTTAGTCAGAGGGTAGTAGAATGCTTTAATGCCATCATTAGTGAAGTTGGAAATACATGTGCAGGACCATCAACTACGGAAGAGAAAGGCAATCAAAAGCCTAAGAATGGCTTTGTTTTGGGGAATGAGACTGTGAATGAAGACTGCAAGAACTGCTGTATAGGTAACCTACTTCTTGTCTCTCATGGAGGAGTTTTACGGCAGTTATTCAACCACTTTTTTGTGGAATTAGAATCTGAATTTCCAGTGGAATCACGTGATATTAGCATGGTCTCACCAAACACTGGTGTGTCCAAGTTTAAGATATTTTTGAATGAAGAGACCAAATTGCCTAAATATGTCAAGTGTATTTGTCTGCATGACATTGGACACTTGAAAGACGCTCAGTGA